One Streptomyces sp. SAI-135 DNA segment encodes these proteins:
- a CDS encoding lytic polysaccharide monooxygenase: MLFAVVVGALAWSTPAQAHGTIVGPATRAYQCWKTWGSDHMNPAMQTQDPMCWQAFQANADTMWNWMSALRDGLGGQFQARTPDGTLCSNNLSRNASLDKPGPWKTTTIGNNFSVQLYDQASHGADYFKVYVSKQGFDPKTQTLGWGNLDFITQTGRFAPAQNITFPVQTSGYTGHHILFVIWQASHLDQAYMWCSDVNFA; this comes from the coding sequence ATGCTGTTCGCCGTGGTCGTCGGCGCCCTCGCCTGGTCGACCCCCGCCCAGGCGCACGGCACCATCGTCGGCCCCGCCACCCGCGCGTACCAGTGCTGGAAGACGTGGGGCAGCGATCACATGAACCCGGCCATGCAGACCCAGGACCCCATGTGCTGGCAGGCCTTCCAGGCCAACGCCGACACCATGTGGAACTGGATGAGCGCGCTCCGCGATGGTCTCGGAGGCCAGTTCCAGGCGCGGACGCCCGACGGGACGCTCTGCAGCAACAACCTCTCGAGGAACGCCAGCCTGGACAAGCCCGGACCGTGGAAGACCACGACCATCGGGAACAACTTCTCGGTCCAGCTGTACGACCAGGCGTCCCACGGTGCCGACTACTTCAAGGTCTACGTGAGCAAGCAGGGCTTCGACCCCAAGACCCAGACCCTGGGCTGGGGCAACCTCGACTTCATCACGCAGACCGGCCGGTTCGCCCCGGCACAGAACATCACGTTCCCCGTGCAGACCTCCGGCTACACCGGACACCACATCCTGTTCGTGATCTGGCAGGCCTCGCACCTCGACCAGGCCTACATGTGGTGCAGCGACGTGAACTTCGCCTGA